A window of Pullulanibacillus sp. KACC 23026 genomic DNA:
AAGTTCTTTTATATAACGGTATTGAAGGTCAACAATATACGTTACAAGACGGATATGCTGTCTTTTCAACAGATCAAAAGAAAATGAAACAGATCCATGATATCAATCAAATGCAAATGTTCTTGCCGAAAGACGAGTCCATCCAATTATATCAAACGCCTTTGCGCAAAAAAGAGAATCAGATTGAGATTGATGATGAACAAATTGTTGTTGTGAATCCAGCGGCTGGATTAATTTCTCAAACCTATCAGCAACGGGGGGCCCAACTCGACCAAATTATTAACGATGCGATGATTCAGTATATATCTGGTCAAATTGATAAATCGGGTCTTCAAGATGCTGTAAAGCAATGGAAAGTGCAAGGCGGAGATCAAGTGGTTAAGGAAATCAATGATCTCTATCAAAAGGAACAAAATTAACCGTGTCATTATAATCGAATGGCTCTTTTCTAAAAGATTGTTACTATTTGATAAAAAATAGGTGGAAATAGGCGAGGCTCCTGCAGAATAGCAAGTCAGGTGAGACCCCGCAGGCTTATTTTACCGAGGAGGCTCACGGATTGCCTGCGGAAAGTGAGCTTATTGGAGTCTAAAAAAACAACAAAGTTTACGAAAACAGCCAATCAAATAGAATCGAGCTGTGTCCTCATAGCTCGATTCTATTATTTGAAACCTTAATTTAAAAAAAGGAGGTGCTTTTAATGACGGATCAAAAAGGGATTACCTTAAAGTGGCTAGAGAAGGGCTCTAATGGTGCAACAGGCGTGACTTGGGGGGTTCCCTGGAAACAAGGCGTTTTAGATAGAAAAGAAGAGTTGGTGCTGACCGATAGTAAGGGTGACCAGTTGCCCATTCAGACTTGGCCTACTGCTTTTTGGCCGGATGGCAGTGTCAAATGGACCGCTCATGCTGCCTCACTTGAGTATGTGCCAGATGAAGTTCTTCAAATCCATACAGGTGAAGCACACACACATGACCGTTCTTTAAAAGTGACGGAATCCGAAGAATACGTAGAAGTTGACACAGGAGAGATGGTTTGTTGTTTGAACAAAAAAGGGAGTTCTTTCTTTCAATCGATTAAGCAAGGTGGCAACACCGTGTGCAGTGGAAGCCACTTAATTCTGATAAAAGAAGAGTACAGTCAAACAACTGGTCAACGTGTTTATAAAGAAGAGGACTTTATAAGTGATATTTCAAAAGTAACTGTTGAACAAGAGGGGCCTATACGCTGCACAATTAAGGTGGAGGGCAGACATCGCAGAGTGAATGGCGGTCGTGCATGGATTCCATTTACTTTGCGTTTTTATTTTTATGTCAACCAAGCATCGATTAAGCTGGTGCACACCTTTATGTATGATGGCAATCCTCACGATGATTTTATTAAGGGCATCGGGATGTCCTTCGCTATTCCGATGGCAGGACCTCTCTATAACCGTCATGTTCGCTTGGCTGGTGATACTGGGTTCTTTAGTGAATCACCAAAAAATTTAGCGACACAGCGTACAGTTGGTAAATATAATGAGCTGTTTAAACAACAACTGTCAGGAGAACGCGTAAGTTTTGACGAAGAGGAAGACCGTTATTTTTTAAATATCCTTGATGATGCGGCTGTGTGGGACCGTTTTAAGTTGGTCCAACAGTCGGCAGATAGTTATACCATTTCCAAACGAACTAAGGAAGGGTGTAGCTGGTTAAATGCCGTAACGGGTCAACGTGCTGAAGGTCTTCTCTATGCTGGAAGCGAAAATGGGGGTCTTGCAGTTGGCTTTAGACATTTTTGGCAAAAGCATCCTTCATCATTAGAGGTGAGCGGAATGGCGGAGGATAGGGCTGAAATGAAAATCTGGTTTTGGTCGCCAAATGGAGAGGCGATGGATCTGCGCCATTACGATACAGAAACCCACTTAATCTCCTCCTATGAAGGCTTTGAAGAAATGCGCAGTACGCCTTATGGGATTGCCAATTCGAGTGAGCTCATGATCCATTGTTTTACACAGACCCCATCACAAAATGAGTTAAAAGATTTGATTCACCAGAAGGAAAATCCACCAATCTTAGTCTGTACGCCTAATTATTATCATGAAGTCAAGGCGTTCGGGGCTTGGAGTCTTGAGAACCGTGAGACAAAGGCGCTTGAGCAAATTGAAGAGCAATTGGATGCCGCTTTTGATTTTTATCAAAATGAGGTTGAACAACGCCGCTGGTATGGCTTCTGGAACTATGGGGACGTCATGCATACCTATGATTCGACTCGCCACACTTGGCGATATGATATTGGTGGCTTTGCCTGGCAAAACACGGAATTGGTTCCTAATATGTGGCTTTGGTATATGTTTTTAAGATCTGGCAGAGCGGATGTCTTTCGAATGGCAGAGGCTATGACGAGGCATACAAGCGAAGTCGATGTGTATCATTCTGGAGAATATGCGGGATTGGGTTCGCGCCATAATGTCGTTCACTGGGGCTGCGGGTGTAAAGAAGCGAGAATATCAATGGCCGGACTGCATCGTTTTTATTACTACCTAACTGCCGACGAACGGATTGGGGACATTATGGATGAAGTGATCGATGCCGATTATACAACGGTTCATATGGATCCGATGCGCGCTTATTTTCCAAAGGATGAGTTTCCTACTCACACGAGGGTAGGTCCTGATTGGGCAGCCTTTGTTTCAAACTGGATGACACGGTGGGAACGTTACGAGGATACGGACTATCGCGATAAAATTTTGACAGGTATTGAATGCTTGAAAAACATGCCGTTGAAAATGAAAGCTCTTGCTACCTATGGTTACGATCCTAAAAGCGGACAAATTTTTGATATGGGTGAGTTTTCCGGTGGGCACCTGGCGATTTGTATGGGCGAGCCTCAAGTATGGATTGAGCTTGCAGGGCTCATAAACGACCCTGAGTGGGAAGAGATGCTGATCGAAATTGGTGAGTTTTACAATCTTCCAAGAGAAGAGAAAGCCCAACTTACAGGAGTCGACTTTAATAAAGGCAGTTATTCTTGGCCGATGTTTTCCACTGGAATCACCGCCTATGCCGCAATGAAGCGACAAAACGAGCAGCTCGCTGAGTTAGCATGGGACATTCTTTTGAAGGACCGGGCTGGCAGCAGTTCCATGTCAGAATCTCTCCAGTCTGTTGAAGAAAACGAGTTTGTGAGACCTATTAAAGAAATTCCATGGGTTACAACGAATACGGTCTCCCAGTGGACCTTAAATGCGATTATGTGTCTAGAGTTTATTGGAAAATCTTTGAGCACTGAAAAGGAAGTTACACAGGGGTGAGAGGACATTGAGCCAATCAGAAAGGCCACTTACACTTTTTCTTGCAGGGGATTCAACGGTCGCGGATTATCCTGATCACCAGGCGCCGATGGCAGGTTGGGGGCAAATGCTAGGAAACGACTGTTCTGATCAACTTGTTATTCGGAATTTCTCCTTATGTGGAAAGAGCTCCAAAAGCTTTATTGAGGAAGGGTATTTTCAGAAGATGATGGATGAAGTCAAGGAAGGGGATTACCTTCTGATTCAGTTCGGTCATAACGATGAAAAGGCTGAAGGGACAAAGCCATTTACCTCCTTTAAGGGATATTTGACCCGTTATATCGAAGCCGCACGAGACAAAGGGGCGACTCCCATTTTGCTAACTCCTGTTCAGCGCCGCCATTTCGACGAAACTAATAAATTGCTTCAGACCCACGGTGACTACCCGGATGCCGTGAGAGAACTGGCAGAGGAGCAAATGGTGCCTTTGATTGATTTAACAATCAAAACAAATGAATGGCTAGAAAAATTAGGACCTGGACCATCAAAATCACAATTTGTTTGGTTTGGCCCGAATGAACATCCAAATTACCCAGAAGGTATTCAGGATAACACGCATTTTCATCAACGCGGGGCGAGAGCTGTTGCCAAGCTTGTGGCGGAAGGACTGCTTGAGACAGGGCTCCCTTTGACCAAATGGCTGAAAATAGAGGAACTAGTTCATGAAGAACCAGAAGGAGGTAAAAAGGATAATGATGATCGGGGAGAATCATTTTCATTACTCTTTGAGTTATAGCAATCCGCTCCAATCAGAAGAAGATGTTAAAGCATTTAGGCTTGAGGGAGAGGCGGCGATAACCTTTCCCTTAAATAGGATGCGAATGGAGAATAAGTTGGATCCTGCGGAGGGACAAAAATCCAATTTTGTCTATTGGTGTCCTGAGGAATTCCCTTCAAATATAGCGGTTACTTGGGATTTTTGGCCGATTGCTGAACCGGGTCTTTGCATCCTCTTTTTTGCGGCAAAAGGTAGACAGGGAGAGGATTTATTTGAATCCCGTTTAAAAAAGCGTCATGGAATCTATGATGAGTATCATCACGGCGATATGGATGCTTTTCATGTCTCCTATTTCCGTAGAAAAGAACCGGATGAACGAACCTTCCATACTTGTAATTTACGGAAAAGCTATGGCTTTCATTTGGTTACTCAAGGGGCAGACCCCATTCCGTCTGTCCATGATGCAAAAGGTCCCTATTCTATTGAATTGCTGAAGTATGAAGGGATGGTTACTTTTTCCATTAATGGATTGACTGTTTTTAGCTGGGAGGACGATGGGCAAACTTATGGCCCCCTTCTTTCAGGAGGAAAAATTGGGTTTCGTCAAACCTCTCCGCTAATTGCGGAGTATGCCAACTTGAAAGTTTATGAAATAAGTAAGAAATAGGATTTGCTGCAAGAGGACTCGTCTCTCGTTAACAAATTGTCTTCGAAAAACGACTCCTCACTATGCCCTTAAAATGATTTCAAAGGATGTCATGAAAATGGAACCGATCTTGTTAAGAAAACTGGATATAAGTGATGCCGGGTTGCGCACTAAAATGCTAGTTGGTGATTTAGACAGTGATGGCCGTATGGAACTATTAATGGTTCAAGCCAATGGAGGAATTGATGACCGCTATGTCCCTCATCAGGTTCAATGCTTAACCGCCTATGATTTAGAGGGACGTCTCCTTTGGCAAAGAGGAACGCCTGATCCAGAAGCAGGGGGGCCAGGTTCGGATTATCCGGCACAAATCTATGACATTGATGGAGATGGAAACAATGAGATTTTGTGTGTCATGGAGAAGAAATTCAGAATAATAGAGGGGGCTACTGGTGCAATCAAAAAGGAGTATGATTTGCCGGACCCTGAGGCACATGATTGCATAATTATCGCGAATCTCTCTGGAAATAACTTCCCGCAAGATATCATCTTGAAAAATCGCTACCACAAAATGTGGGCTTTAGATAATGCCTTTAATTTATTGTGGACTTATGAAGGAAATATCGGTCATTATCCTTGGGTTTATGATTTTAATCAGGATGGTCGAGATGAGGTTATGGCCGGCTATGATTTTTTAACAGCTGATGGAGAAAAGCTTTGGTCCTGTCAAAAATTAGAGGACCATGCTGATTGTATTTTGGTTGCGGATGTCGATGGCTCGGGAAATAGGCGGCTCATCATTGGCGGTAGTGTGACAGTCATGTATGACTCTAATGGAAAAGAGTGCTGGCGCTACGAGGGTTCAATCGAATCACAGCATGTTGCTGTTGGAAAATTCAGAGGCGATCTGCCCGGACTGCAAATTGCGGGTCTGGACCGGATTATTCGCGGGCATGGCGGAAATCAAAATGGCAAAGATGGATTGTTCCTTTTAGATGCTAACGGAAAAGAGCTTTGCAAAGAGGATCGACAAACAAAGGGCTGGCTGACAATCATTGAAACGATCCGTCACTGGGACTCTAATGATCTTGATTATATATTGGCTTATAGAAGAGGGGACGGTGTTCTCCCTGGTCTCTACGATGGTTTCCTAAATCCCATTGTGACATTTCCGGTTGACGGTTATGTTGGGCATGCCGATCTATTAGGAAGAGGCGAAGAACAAGTGATTATTTATAATCACGAAACAGCCTGGATCTTCTCTAGAAAGGATGGCGACCTTAGTAAGCCTTCATCAAAGGGAGTCCTCCCTCAAAGCAAGAGGCTTTATAACTCCACCCTTTATCCTGGTTGTGAGTATTAAGGAAGTTGAATTAACGACTTAAGTTTTGTGAGGTGATGAAGTGGACCGTCTGAAAAGAGAGTTTTTGGATCCATCAAATGAGTATTCTGCGATGCCGTTTTGGTTTTGGAATGATGATCTATCTAATGAAGAAATCATACGACAAATCCATGACTTTCACTCAAAAGAAATTCATGGATTTGTCCTGCATCCTCGCCTAGGTTTACCAAAATCAATCCCTTATTTATCAGAAAAATTCATGGGTTTTGTTGAGACGGCGGTGACTGTTGCTGCAAAGCTTGGGATGCAAGTCATTCTCTATGATGAAGCGATGTATCCTTCAAGCTCAGCTAATGGGCTTGTGGTGAAGAAGAATCCCGAATATGCAAGCCGCGGTTTGAGAATGGTTGAAGTTCCTTGCCGCGAAGGACAAAACAGAATCTTATTTGATGATTTATCACAAGGCGAAACCCTTTTATCCATTCAAGCTATTAATAAAATAGGCGATGAGATTCAAGCAGAAAAGACCGTTGTTTTAATTCCTGAAGAGATGACGGCTGAATTTACTAAACCTGATGCGGGTGACTGGTCCATTGTCGCTTTTATTGAGACGTTCACAATGGGGACGATCAGAGGCATTCACTGGGGGCAAGACGACGGTGAACCTGATGCGCCACGCTCAGCAGACTTGCTTAACCCGGATGCTGTTCGCAGTTTCATAGAATTGACCCATGAAAAATATTATGAACGATTAGCGGACCATTTTGGCAAAACCATTATAGCCATGTTCACGGATGAGCCTGATTTGCTCGGAAGAAACCATCTTAAGGGGCTAATGCCTTGGACACCCGGTTTCATGGAAGATT
This region includes:
- a CDS encoding rhamnogalacturonan acetylesterase, with the translated sequence MSQSERPLTLFLAGDSTVADYPDHQAPMAGWGQMLGNDCSDQLVIRNFSLCGKSSKSFIEEGYFQKMMDEVKEGDYLLIQFGHNDEKAEGTKPFTSFKGYLTRYIEAARDKGATPILLTPVQRRHFDETNKLLQTHGDYPDAVRELAEEQMVPLIDLTIKTNEWLEKLGPGPSKSQFVWFGPNEHPNYPEGIQDNTHFHQRGARAVAKLVAEGLLETGLPLTKWLKIEELVHEEPEGGKKDNDDRGESFSLLFEL
- a CDS encoding DUF1961 family protein, encoding MMIGENHFHYSLSYSNPLQSEEDVKAFRLEGEAAITFPLNRMRMENKLDPAEGQKSNFVYWCPEEFPSNIAVTWDFWPIAEPGLCILFFAAKGRQGEDLFESRLKKRHGIYDEYHHGDMDAFHVSYFRRKEPDERTFHTCNLRKSYGFHLVTQGADPIPSVHDAKGPYSIELLKYEGMVTFSINGLTVFSWEDDGQTYGPLLSGGKIGFRQTSPLIAEYANLKVYEISKK